In Rhizobium sp. N324, a single genomic region encodes these proteins:
- the argS gene encoding arginine--tRNA ligase, whose product MSVKSAALAALASAYKLNGLEAAPSVVRSTKPEFGDLQCNDMMPLAKAGGKNARELAASVATAAHHDVFEDVSVAGPGFLNFRLSNETIAAEATAMLGDPTLSVGKESPVRTVIDFGGPNVAKALHVGHLRSFVIGESLRRILAEIGHDVISDIHLGDWGLQMGKLLHGAAIASGWRHGDPMPFIKDFSFDEMSVEELGILYKSGNAASEDDTALAVARSLTNLLQDGHPILTAAWKRMREISLEAVSATAGQLGAHFDLFFGESDAHSEVAPMLDDLVSRGLARESDGALIIDVSGEGLPDNVPPLLLRKSDGAALYSTTDLATLRRRVRDIGAQRIIYCTDDRQALHIGSVFSAARSAGYAHGVELRHATFGTVRGWNGKPFKTRDGSTASLSDMIELALAKAAEKVKDKDSATAVGLGALKFADLSTPRKTGYVFDIDKMTSFEGRTGPYLQYAYARICSILNKAASAGIVPGVTVSVSHPSERAVLVECLWYPHSLSEAARQLEPFEIAERAYQVADTFNRFYADCAVLNGEDPPGRLATCKLVAQVIGKCLELLGMETVRRM is encoded by the coding sequence ATGTCCGTGAAATCGGCAGCGCTCGCCGCGCTCGCATCCGCATATAAACTGAACGGCCTTGAAGCCGCTCCTTCCGTCGTCCGGTCAACGAAGCCGGAATTCGGTGACCTCCAGTGCAACGATATGATGCCGCTCGCCAAGGCAGGCGGGAAGAACGCGCGCGAGTTGGCCGCCTCCGTCGCCACAGCGGCGCACCATGACGTCTTCGAAGACGTGTCCGTCGCAGGTCCTGGCTTCCTGAATTTCCGGTTGTCGAACGAGACCATTGCCGCGGAGGCGACAGCTATGCTGGGAGATCCCACGCTAAGCGTCGGGAAAGAGTCCCCCGTCCGCACCGTCATCGACTTCGGCGGCCCCAACGTCGCGAAAGCCCTGCATGTCGGCCACCTCCGGTCATTCGTCATCGGTGAGAGTCTCCGGCGCATCTTGGCCGAGATCGGACACGACGTGATCTCGGACATTCACCTCGGCGACTGGGGTCTGCAGATGGGCAAGCTCTTGCACGGCGCTGCTATCGCCTCCGGCTGGCGGCACGGAGATCCCATGCCTTTCATCAAAGACTTCTCTTTCGACGAAATGTCGGTCGAGGAGCTCGGGATACTCTACAAGTCCGGCAATGCGGCGAGCGAGGACGATACCGCGCTTGCGGTTGCCCGGTCACTTACGAACCTGCTCCAGGACGGCCACCCCATCCTCACGGCCGCATGGAAGCGGATGCGGGAGATCTCCCTCGAGGCAGTGTCAGCCACCGCCGGACAGCTGGGGGCGCATTTCGACTTATTTTTCGGCGAAAGCGACGCCCACTCCGAGGTCGCCCCTATGCTTGACGACCTCGTGTCACGCGGGCTTGCCCGGGAGAGCGACGGAGCGCTGATCATCGACGTCTCCGGCGAGGGACTACCTGACAACGTCCCGCCGCTTTTACTGCGGAAGAGCGATGGTGCCGCGCTATACAGTACCACGGATCTGGCGACGTTGCGGCGGCGGGTGCGGGACATCGGTGCGCAACGGATCATCTACTGCACCGACGATCGCCAAGCGCTCCACATCGGGAGCGTTTTCTCGGCTGCGCGCTCGGCAGGATATGCCCACGGTGTTGAGCTGCGGCATGCAACTTTCGGCACCGTCCGGGGATGGAATGGGAAGCCGTTTAAGACCCGGGACGGCTCCACGGCGTCGCTCAGCGACATGATCGAGCTGGCGCTTGCGAAGGCCGCCGAGAAAGTGAAGGACAAGGATTCGGCGACTGCGGTTGGCCTCGGTGCACTGAAGTTCGCCGACCTCTCCACCCCAAGGAAGACCGGATACGTCTTCGATATCGACAAGATGACCTCTTTCGAGGGACGAACGGGACCGTATCTGCAGTACGCCTACGCGAGAATCTGTTCGATCCTTAACAAGGCAGCCTCGGCAGGCATCGTTCCGGGCGTCACGGTCTCTGTCAGCCATCCGTCAGAACGGGCGGTGCTGGTCGAATGCCTATGGTATCCGCATTCGCTGTCCGAAGCCGCCCGGCAGCTTGAACCGTTCGAGATCGCCGAACGGGCATATCAAGTGGCGGACACCTTCAATCGCTTCTACGCGGACTGCGCAGTGCTGAATGGAGAAGATCCACCCGGACGTCTCGCCACCTGCAAGCTGGTAGCGCAAGTGATCGGCAAGTGTCTTGAGCTTCTCGGAATGGAAACAGTGCGAAGGATGTGA